A stretch of the Musa acuminata AAA Group cultivar baxijiao chromosome BXJ2-7, Cavendish_Baxijiao_AAA, whole genome shotgun sequence genome encodes the following:
- the LOC135617730 gene encoding thioredoxin H4-1-like isoform X2, whose protein sequence is MGNCMEKKAAVIDDGIFYGANVDKIFNKEQWDEKISEAKKDGKMVIVNFSSAWCDPCRVIAPFFAELSAKYPTFIFLAIDVDQLSDFSASWDIQATPTFFFLEDGQKLDKLVGSENMELEKKLIEFVNGSINHERSHESDLH, encoded by the exons ATGGGTAATTGCATGGAAAAG AAAGCAGCTGTAATTGATGATGGGATATTCTATGGAGCAAATGttgataagatatttaataaagaGCAATGGGATGAAAAGATATCAGAAGCAAAGAAGGATGGCAAGATG GTCATAGTGAATTTCAGCTCTGCTTGGTGTGATCCGTGTCGAGTGATTGCACCTTTTTTTGCCGAACTATCTGCAAAATACCCTACATTTATTTTCTTGGCAATTGATGTCGATCAACTCTCA GATTTTTCGGCATCATGGGATATCCAAGCAACTCCAACATTCTTTTTCCTCGAGGATGGGCAGAAGTTGGACAAGCTCGTCGGTTCAGAAAATATGGAGCTCGAGAAGAAATTAATTGAGTTTGTTAATGGATCCATTAACCACGAGAGATCACACGAGTCAGACCTACATTAG
- the LOC135617730 gene encoding thioredoxin H4-1-like isoform X1 → MKAWYIRNIYSKQRVLLVFSFGSANNEKAAVIDDGIFYGANVDKIFNKEQWDEKISEAKKDGKMVIVNFSSAWCDPCRVIAPFFAELSAKYPTFIFLAIDVDQLSDFSASWDIQATPTFFFLEDGQKLDKLVGSENMELEKKLIEFVNGSINHERSHESDLH, encoded by the exons ATGAAGGCATGGTACATTAGAAATATTTACAGTAAGCAGAGAGTGTTACTAGTATTCTCTTTTGGGTCTGCAAATAACGAG AAAGCAGCTGTAATTGATGATGGGATATTCTATGGAGCAAATGttgataagatatttaataaagaGCAATGGGATGAAAAGATATCAGAAGCAAAGAAGGATGGCAAGATG GTCATAGTGAATTTCAGCTCTGCTTGGTGTGATCCGTGTCGAGTGATTGCACCTTTTTTTGCCGAACTATCTGCAAAATACCCTACATTTATTTTCTTGGCAATTGATGTCGATCAACTCTCA GATTTTTCGGCATCATGGGATATCCAAGCAACTCCAACATTCTTTTTCCTCGAGGATGGGCAGAAGTTGGACAAGCTCGTCGGTTCAGAAAATATGGAGCTCGAGAAGAAATTAATTGAGTTTGTTAATGGATCCATTAACCACGAGAGATCACACGAGTCAGACCTACATTAG
- the LOC135617733 gene encoding mannan endo-1,4-beta-mannosidase 8-like, whose translation MMGSVRVGTNAPSVRSVLIALAWAAALIRYGAHAMSGMEGEEWGAVERRGTHFVVQGRPFLVHGFNTYWLMVFAADPATRCKVSDVFKDAAAAGLTVCRTWAFNDGGWRALQISPFVYDEEVFKGLDFVVSEARTHGMRLMLSLCNNWEDYGGKAQYVRWGKEAGVDLSGDDDFFSDPTVKSYYKAFVKTVITRVNTITNVAYKDDPTIMAWELINEPRCPSDPSGDTLQAWFEEMAAYVKSIDPTHLLEIGVEGFYGPSTPERLQLNPNTCAGDAGTDFIRNHRVAGVDFASVHVYSDTWLPDSDSDAHLQFVRAWMHQHMDDAEKLLGMPVVFGEFGVSVKDERFESRFRETFMETVYDTLLSSRMRRDVGGGCLVWQLFPEGTEHMDDGYAVVLADSPSTLDMLSQHSRNLQTHHSKGSCGSSEPHEEL comes from the exons ATGATGGGTAGTGTTCGAGTGGGAACCAACGCACCGTCGGTTCGATCGGTGCTTATAGCCTTGGCCTGGGCTGCTGCTCTGATCCGCTACGGGGCAcatgcaatgagcgggatggaggGCGAGGAGTGGGGAGCGGTAGAGAGGAGGGGCACCCACTTCGTGGTCCAGGGCCGGCCGTTCCTTGTTCATGGCTTCAACACGTACTGGCTGATGGTCTTCGCCGCCGACCCGGCGACTAGGTGCAAGGTCAGCGACGTCTTCAAGGATGCCGCAGCCGCCGGCCTCACCGTCTGCCGGACTTGGGCTTTCAACGACGGCGGGTGGCGGGCTCTCCAGATCTCCCCTTTCGTCTACGACGAAGAGGTCTTCAAG GGTTTGGATTTCGTGGTGAGCGAGGCAAGAACGCACGGGATGAGATTGATGCTGTCCTTGTGCAACAATTGGGAAGATTACGGAGGGAAGGCACAGTACGTGAGATGGGGCAAGGAAGCCGGCGTGGATTTGTCTGGTGATGACGACTTCTTCTCGGATCCCACTGTCAAAAGCTACTACAAAGCCTTTGTGAAG ACCGTCATCACCAGAGTCAACACGATCACCAATGTGGCGTACAAGGACGATCCCACAATCATGGCGTGGGAGCTCATCAACGAGCCACGCTGCCCCTCGGATCCTTCGGGCGACACGTTGCAG GCATGGTTCGAGGAGATGGCGGCGTACGTGAAGTCCATTGATCCGACGCACCTGTTGGAGATTGGCGTGGAAGGTTTCTATGGCCCGTCGACGCCCGAGAGATTGCAGCTGAACCCGAACACCTGTGCAGGCGACGCAGGAACAGATTTCATCAGGAACCATCGAGTTGCAGGCGTCGACTTCGCCTCCGTTCACGTTTACTCTGATACATG GTTGCCAGATTCGGACTCCGATGCCCACCTGCAATTCGTGAGAGCTTGGATGCATCAGCACATGGACGACGCCGAGAAGTTGCTCGGAATGCCGGTCGTCTTCGGCGAGTTCGGGGTGTCGGTCAAGGATGAGAGGTTCGAGTCCAGGTTCAGGGAGACCTTCATGGAGACGGTCTACGACACCTTGCTGAGCTCCAGGATGAGAAGGGATGTCGGAGGAGGATGCCTGGTTTGGCAGCTCTTTCCGGAGGGAACAGAGCACATGGATGATGGCTACGCCGTGGTCCTCGCCGATTCTCCCTCCACACTGGACATGCTGTCACAGCACTCCAGAAATCTACAGACACACCATTCCAAGGGCAGCTGTGGGAGTTCTGAGCCCCATGAAGAACTCTGA
- the LOC135617731 gene encoding protein ENHANCED DISEASE RESISTANCE 4-like isoform X1, whose protein sequence is MREDGGLGGIIFVLLLSVSCWSHRTTMARLVRCPKCHKLLVEYPNVPVYQCGGCGIALRAKNQDDTAENAAPGSPQVDHPESQSDHGFSDSGSASSVVRATTPATMHDLEDDRRGKGIEGGDSDAGGASSSIVEDENEQVENTPKPDLASEVERSSRSVGHSSASEEEDMAGTARDEGIYDALKSPATMSSPAYDGSVSSSDDGRSARHLAMSRRTFKAASAEANLESRYFAPNPSNERNSSRTMRSFDAIGDGSSSRCGSDEVGGMSSFDSDEFQSTHNWMAPESTHLHDKVELLRKIDEVRDHLAKFCVADAAQARNATFPRRHFSEQQAYCSCSRCLQGRRPHAASVHDLHSRSSRSGSLHKHDGHEAERSGPKDKPKRHCRPVSGASPFVICDKCTKLLQLPADFLVSRRRAHKLQCGGCHEVLSLPFPAMARAHPEVERHNEAELGRDANSIAAPRLHRLMGYQSASDLLYEQHEDTSTVPHSFRASEAGRAGSEFTGRGSSSPYHEEGESSRRTRRAAGMRREDTGNQIRSKD, encoded by the exons ATGAGAGAGGATGGGGGTTTGGGAGGCATCATCTTTGTCTTGCTTCTCTCTGTGAGTTGTTGGAGTCACAGAACAACCATGGCGAGGCTGGTGAGATGCCCCAAATGCCATAAGCTTCTCGTGGAGTACCCTAATGTTCCCGTATACCAGTGTGGGGGATGTGGAATCGCACTTCGTG CAAAGAATCAAGATGACACAGCAGAAAATGCCGCCCCAGGATCGCCCCAAGTCGACCATCCTGAGAGTCAATCAGACCATGGTTTCTCAGATTCCGGATCGGCCTCTTCGGTCGTCAGAGCAACAACCCCTGCAACCATGCATGACCTCGAAGACGATCGCCGTGGCAAAGGAATCGAAGGCGGCGACTCTGATGCCGGTGGAGCTTCTTCTAGCATAGTCGAAGACGAGAACGAGCAAGTCGAGAACACTCCGAAGCCCGATTTAGCCAGTGAAGTGGAGCGATCTTCTCGCTCTGTTGGCCACAGCAGTGCCTCAGAGGAAGAAGACATGGCTGGCACGGCTCGAGATGAAGGAATCTACGATGCTCTCAAGTCTCCGGCTACGATGAGCTCCCCTGCGTACGATGGCAGTGTCTCTTCTTCAGATGATGGACGCAGTGCTCGTCATCTGGCTATGTCTCGAAGAACTTTTAAGGCCGCCTCTGCCGAGGCCAACCTCGAATCCAGGTATTTCGCACCCAATCCATCAAATGAGAGGAACAGCTCGCGTACGATGCGAAGCTTTGACGCCATCGGAGATGGCAGCTCTTCCAGATGCGGCAGCGATGAAGTTGGAGGGATGTCGTCGTTCGACTCCGACGAATTCCAGTCCACGCACAACTGGATGGCGCCCGAAAGCACACATCTGCACGATAAAGTGGAACTCTTGAGGAAGATCGATGAAGTGAGAGACCATCTTGCAAAGTTCTGCGTCGCGGATGCTGCTCAAGCCAGAAATGCCACCTTCCCAAGGAGGCATTTCTCCGAACAACAAGCCTACTGTTCCTGCTCCCGCTGTCTGCAAGGGCGTCGACCGCACGCGGCAAGTGTCCATGACTTGCATTCGCGTTCTTCGAGGTCCGGAAGTCTGCACAAGCACGACGGCCATGAGGCGGAGAGGTCTGGTCCGAAAGACAAGCCGAAGCGCCATTGTCGACCCGTCTCGGGAGCTTCGCCCTTCGTCATCTGCGACAAGTGCACCAAGTTGCTCCAACTCCCAGCAGACTTCCTCGTATCGAGAAGGCGGGCGCATAAGCTGCAGTGCGGTGGCTGCCATGAAGTTCTCAGTTTGCCGTTTCCTGCCATGGCTCGAGCTCATCCTGAGGTGGAGAGGCACAACGAGGCAGAATTGGGAAGGGACGCGAACTCCATAGCGGCTCCACGGCTTCACCGGCTCATGGGGTATCAGTCCGCCAGTGATCTGCTGTACGAGCAACACGAAGACACATCAACCGTGCCGCATTCCTTCAGGGCTTCGGAGGCAGGCCGTGCCGGCAGTGAGTTTACAGGAAGAGGAAGCAGCTCTCCGTACCACGAGGAAGGCGAATCATCAAGAAGAACCAGAAGAGCCGCCGGAATGCGGAGAGAGGACACGGGGAATCAAATCCGAAGCAAGGATTGA
- the LOC135617732 gene encoding serine/threonine-protein kinase STN8, chloroplastic-like — protein sequence MASLPPPTATSLGKNHPFPWLPSSKYTSLSQLSPPPKPSRQVAGRCNAMIGGVVLPDDFVVNGLHLDVSSPLFPYLQYGFVQFQRVVAGLPEIERSEILAFVGLCWVYLTVRPGVLVGAVDAYVLAPLQLGIDSLLGKRNLKMSDFVVGDKLGEGSFGIVYYGAIVEKNGSDVEDGVARRGRRAKLEQKYKEKVILKKVKVGIKGAEECGDFEEWFNYRVARAAPDSCAEFLGSFIADRTSSQFTKGGKWLVWKFEGDRNLAEYIKDRNFPFNLESIMFGRVLQGVDSVKRSALIIKQIMRQIITSLKRIHDTGIVHRDIKPSNLVVTRKGQIKLIDFGAATDLRIGKNYTPDRGLLDPDYCPPELYVLPEETPRPPPEPIAAILSPILWQLNSPDLFDMYSAGITLMQMAVPSLRSGAGLKNFNSELKSAGYDLNKWRESIPARLSPDLRLLDLDSGRGWDLATKLISERGFLRRGRLSSAAALRHPYFLLSGDQAAAALSKLSFTK from the exons ATGGCTTCTCTCCCTCCTCCGACTGCAACCTCTCTCGGTAAGAATCACCCCTTCCCCTGGCTCCCTTCTTCCAAGTACACCTCCCTGAGCCAGCTGAGCCCGCCTCCCAAGCCATCCAGGCAAGTCGCAGGAAGGTGCAATGCCATGATCGGAGGCGTTGTTCTTCCTGACGATTTTGTGGTGAACGGCCTTCACCTGGATGTCTCCAGCCCACTGTTTCCCTACCTGCAGTATGGCTTTGTTCAGTTCCAGAGAGTTGTTGCAGGATTGCCAGAGATAGAGAGGTCGGAGATCCTGGCTTTCGTGGGGCTGTGCTGGGTCTACCTGACTGTAAGGCCAGGGGTTCTCGTAGGAGCTGTGGATGCTTATGTTCTTGCCCCGTTGCAGCTGGGTATCGACAGCTTGCTGGGGAAGAGGAACCTCAAGATGAGTGATTTTGTTGTGGGGGATAAGTTGGGGGAAGGATCCTTTGGAATCGTATACTACGGTGCCATAGTGGAGAAGAATGGTAGTGATGTGGAAGATGGAGTGGCGCGAAGAGGAAGGAGAGCGAAGCTGGAGCAGAAGTACAAGGAGAAGGTCATTTTGAAGAAG GTTAAGGTTGGGATAAAAGGAGCTGAAGAATGTGGTGACTTTGAGGAATGGTTCAACTACCGCGTAGCGAGAGCTGCTCCCGACTCATGCGCTGAGTTCCTTGGAAGTTTTATTGCTGATAGGACATCTTCGCAATTCACCAAAGGGGGCAAATGGCTTGTGTGGAAATTTGAG GGAGACCGAAACTTGGCTGAGTACATTAAGGATAGGAACTTTCCATTCAATTTAGAGTCCATCATGTTTGGCCGTGTCCTCCAAGGAGTGGACTCAGTTAAAAGGAGTGCCCTCATCATTAAACAGATCATGCGACAGATAATAACTTCTCTCAAGAGGATTCATGATACCGGGATTGTTCATCGAGACATAAAACCTTCCAACTTGGTGGTGACACGGAAGGGACAGATAAAGCTTATCGACTTCGGCGCAGCTACCGACCTTCGCATCGGCAAAAACTATACACCCGATCGTGGTTTGCTTGATCCTGATTATTGTCCTCCTGAACTGTATGTGCTTCCAGAGGAGACACCCAGACCTCCACCTGAACCTATTGCCGCCATCCTCTCCCCGATCCTTTGGCAG CTAAACAGTCCCGATCTATTTGACATGTACTCAGCCGGAATAACACTGATGCAAATGGCAGTTCCGAGCTTGAGGTCCGGCGCAGGCCTGAAGAACTTCAACTCCGAGCTGAAATCAGCTGGTTATGATCTCAACAAATGGCGGGAATCCATTCCCGCTCGCCTGAGCCCGGACCTGCGGTTGCTGGATTTAGATTCTGGTCGAGGCTGGGATTTAGCCACAAAGTTGATATCGGAAAGAGGATTTCTAAGAAGAGGTCGGTTATCTTCTGCTGCTGCTCTGAGGCACCCATATTTCTTACTTAGTGGTGATCAGGCAGCAGCTGCTCTTTCCAAATTAAGCTTTACCAAATag
- the LOC135617731 gene encoding protein ENHANCED DISEASE RESISTANCE 4-like isoform X2 → MREDGGLGGIIFVLLLSVSCWSHRTTMARLVRCPKCHKLLVEYPNVPVYQCGGCGIALRAKNQDDTAENAAPGSPQVDHPESQSDHGFSDSGSASSVVRATTPATMHDLEDDRRGKGIEGGDSDAGGASSSIVEDENEQVENTPKPDLASEVERSSRSVGHSSASEEEDMAGTARDEGIYDALKSPATMSSPAYDGSVSSSDDGRSARHLAMSRRTFKAASAEANLESSSSRCGSDEVGGMSSFDSDEFQSTHNWMAPESTHLHDKVELLRKIDEVRDHLAKFCVADAAQARNATFPRRHFSEQQAYCSCSRCLQGRRPHAASVHDLHSRSSRSGSLHKHDGHEAERSGPKDKPKRHCRPVSGASPFVICDKCTKLLQLPADFLVSRRRAHKLQCGGCHEVLSLPFPAMARAHPEVERHNEAELGRDANSIAAPRLHRLMGYQSASDLLYEQHEDTSTVPHSFRASEAGRAGSEFTGRGSSSPYHEEGESSRRTRRAAGMRREDTGNQIRSKD, encoded by the exons ATGAGAGAGGATGGGGGTTTGGGAGGCATCATCTTTGTCTTGCTTCTCTCTGTGAGTTGTTGGAGTCACAGAACAACCATGGCGAGGCTGGTGAGATGCCCCAAATGCCATAAGCTTCTCGTGGAGTACCCTAATGTTCCCGTATACCAGTGTGGGGGATGTGGAATCGCACTTCGTG CAAAGAATCAAGATGACACAGCAGAAAATGCCGCCCCAGGATCGCCCCAAGTCGACCATCCTGAGAGTCAATCAGACCATGGTTTCTCAGATTCCGGATCGGCCTCTTCGGTCGTCAGAGCAACAACCCCTGCAACCATGCATGACCTCGAAGACGATCGCCGTGGCAAAGGAATCGAAGGCGGCGACTCTGATGCCGGTGGAGCTTCTTCTAGCATAGTCGAAGACGAGAACGAGCAAGTCGAGAACACTCCGAAGCCCGATTTAGCCAGTGAAGTGGAGCGATCTTCTCGCTCTGTTGGCCACAGCAGTGCCTCAGAGGAAGAAGACATGGCTGGCACGGCTCGAGATGAAGGAATCTACGATGCTCTCAAGTCTCCGGCTACGATGAGCTCCCCTGCGTACGATGGCAGTGTCTCTTCTTCAGATGATGGACGCAGTGCTCGTCATCTGGCTATGTCTCGAAGAACTTTTAAGGCCGCCTCTGCCGAGGCCAACCTCGAATCCAG CTCTTCCAGATGCGGCAGCGATGAAGTTGGAGGGATGTCGTCGTTCGACTCCGACGAATTCCAGTCCACGCACAACTGGATGGCGCCCGAAAGCACACATCTGCACGATAAAGTGGAACTCTTGAGGAAGATCGATGAAGTGAGAGACCATCTTGCAAAGTTCTGCGTCGCGGATGCTGCTCAAGCCAGAAATGCCACCTTCCCAAGGAGGCATTTCTCCGAACAACAAGCCTACTGTTCCTGCTCCCGCTGTCTGCAAGGGCGTCGACCGCACGCGGCAAGTGTCCATGACTTGCATTCGCGTTCTTCGAGGTCCGGAAGTCTGCACAAGCACGACGGCCATGAGGCGGAGAGGTCTGGTCCGAAAGACAAGCCGAAGCGCCATTGTCGACCCGTCTCGGGAGCTTCGCCCTTCGTCATCTGCGACAAGTGCACCAAGTTGCTCCAACTCCCAGCAGACTTCCTCGTATCGAGAAGGCGGGCGCATAAGCTGCAGTGCGGTGGCTGCCATGAAGTTCTCAGTTTGCCGTTTCCTGCCATGGCTCGAGCTCATCCTGAGGTGGAGAGGCACAACGAGGCAGAATTGGGAAGGGACGCGAACTCCATAGCGGCTCCACGGCTTCACCGGCTCATGGGGTATCAGTCCGCCAGTGATCTGCTGTACGAGCAACACGAAGACACATCAACCGTGCCGCATTCCTTCAGGGCTTCGGAGGCAGGCCGTGCCGGCAGTGAGTTTACAGGAAGAGGAAGCAGCTCTCCGTACCACGAGGAAGGCGAATCATCAAGAAGAACCAGAAGAGCCGCCGGAATGCGGAGAGAGGACACGGGGAATCAAATCCGAAGCAAGGATTGA